Below is a window of Cytophaga hutchinsonii ATCC 33406 DNA.
CGACACATACGGTACACGTAGGTAATATTGAAGACGAAGGCCGTATCCTGGATGAAGTTGTTGTTACGGTATTTAAAGGGCCAAAATCATTCACCAAAGAAGACGTGGTTGAAATCTCATGCCACGGTTCAACCTTTATTGTAAAAGAACTCCTGCAGCTGTTGTTGCGCAAAGGGGCGCGTCATGCCAAACCGGGCGAATTCACTATGCGTGCGTTCTTAAACGGACGGTTTGACCTGGCACAGGCCGAAGCAGTGGCCGATTTAATTTCCTCCGATTCGCATGCATCGCATCAGGTTGCTTTACAGCAGATGCGGGGAGGCTTCTCCGATGAGATCAGAAAACTGCGCGAACAGCTGATCCATTTTGCTTCCATGGTAGAACTGGAACTGGATTTCAGCGAAGAAGATGTAGAGTTTGCCGACCGTACGCAGTTACGCAAGCTCATTCACGAAATCAAACGGGTAATCGACCGCCTGATTCATTCTTTCTCGTTGGGTAATGTAATCAAGAATGGTGTACCAACGGTGATCATTGGCAAACCCAACGCCGGTAAGTCTACTTTACTCAATACGCTGTTAAACGAAGAGAAGGCGATCGTATCGGAGATAGCCGGTACCACGCGCGATTTCATTGAAGACGAACTGAACGTGGAAGGTATTACCTTCCGCTTTATCGATACCGCGGGCTTACGCGAAGCAACCGATGCCATTGAGGCTATGGGTGTGAAGCGTACGCGCGAAAAAATGACACAGGCAAGTTTA
It encodes the following:
- the mnmE gene encoding tRNA uridine-5-carboxymethylaminomethyl(34) synthesis GTPase MnmE; amino-acid sequence: MSTTTVTNHTDTIVALASPQGIGAIGVIRLSGPQAFDITSSVFPSKNIAAVPTHTVHVGNIEDEGRILDEVVVTVFKGPKSFTKEDVVEISCHGSTFIVKELLQLLLRKGARHAKPGEFTMRAFLNGRFDLAQAEAVADLISSDSHASHQVALQQMRGGFSDEIRKLREQLIHFASMVELELDFSEEDVEFADRTQLRKLIHEIKRVIDRLIHSFSLGNVIKNGVPTVIIGKPNAGKSTLLNTLLNEEKAIVSEIAGTTRDFIEDELNVEGITFRFIDTAGLREATDAIEAMGVKRTREKMTQASLVIYLFDVKSTSERELIRDLEELKALKAPFLVVGNKIDKREDAIITTFRNIDGIIYISAKQNIGIEELKQNLLEIIQYESFKQNDTLVTNMRHYESLRETRKALDEVLTGMDSQVPGDLLAQDIRQSLFHLGEITGDISTDDLLDNIFSKFCIGK